The DNA window GCCAGAATTTGCACGAAGCCTACATAGAAGAAGATGCCTTCCATGATGCAGGCAAATACGATCAGGCTGCGCAGCAGTTGCTGGTCGGTTTCCGGTGTACCGGTCTTGAATTCTGGATTGGTCAGAATATCAATGAAAGGCATCAGGAATTCGTCTTTGGCACGAATACTGGAAACTTCATGATAAGCGTTGAAAATTTCGCCTTCGTCCAGACCCAGCGATTCCACAATATACTGATACGCGTGGGTGTGAATGGCTTCTTCAAACGCCTGGCGCAGCAGGTACTGACGACACTCTGGTGCAGTAATATGGCGATAGGTGCCCAGTACGATATTGTTGGCGGCCAGTGAATCGGCAGTTACGAAAAACCCCAGGTTACGTTTGACGATCAGGCGTTCGTCGTCTGTCAGGCCGTTAGGGTCTTTCCAGGTGGCGATGTCGCGGTTCATGTTCACTTCTTGCGGCATCCAGTGGTTTGCGCAACCTGCCAGATATTTGTCCCATGCCCATTTGTACTTGAACGGCACCAACTGGTTCACGTCTGCCGTGCCGTTGATGATCCGTTTGTCTTCCACGCGCACGCGGCTGGATTTGGTGTCCGAATCAGATGCACTCACCGTGCTACCTGCCATTGGCTTTGCAGCCATTGCAGGGTTGTAAGCAGGTTTAGGTGCAGGGGTGATCTCGTCTTCAAAACTCAGCATAGTGTGTATTCTCCTTGGTTATCAGAGGGGGGATTGCTCCCGCCCTCTGCCCTTTTCCGCTTGGAATATAGGGGTATGACTTATTACTTATTCGACTGTTATATTGCGATACCGTTCAGGCTTTATTGACAGGCTTCGCACTCTGGATCATCAATGGCACAGAATTTGACTTCTGTGGCCGGAGTAGCAGCCGCAACGCCCTGGGTCGGGGTGGCTGCAATGCTGGAACCGGTATGTGCCGATACGGCGTTCAGCTCGCCGCCCTTGCCGGTAGACTTCTCTGCCGAGGTGGCGCCCAGTGTGCGCAAGTAGTAGGTGGTTTTAAGGCCACGTACCCAGGCCAGTTTATAGGTTTCATCCAGTTTTTTACCGGAAACACCGCTCATGTAGATATTGAGCGACTGGCCCTGATCGATCCATTTCTGACGACGGGATGCTGCTTCTACCAGCCATTGGGTATCCACTTCAAAAGCGGTGGCGTACAGGTTGCGCAGTTCTTGCGGTACGCGATCAATGCGGGCCAGAGATCCGTCGAAGTATTTCATGTCGGCTACCATGACTTCGTCCCACATGCCGAGCTGCTTCAGGTCTTTAACCAGATACTGGTTAGCGACGGTGAATTCCCCTGAGAGGTTGGATTTCACATAGATGTTCTGGTAGGTAGGCTCAATGGATGCAGACACGCCGACGATGTTGGCGATGGTTGCAGTAGGGGCAATGGCCAGACAGTTGGAGTTGCGCATGCCGTGCTCACCGATGCGGGCACGCAGTGCTTCCCAGTCCATAGTCAGGGAGTCATCTACTTCTACGTAGCCACCGCGCTCTTCTGCCAGCAGCTTGATGCTATCCAGCGGCAGAATGCCACGATCCCACAGGCTGCCCTTATACGTTGCATAACGGCCACGTTCTTCTGCCAGTTCGGTAGAGGCCCAGTACGCGTAGTAAGCAACTGTTTCCATGGAGCGATCAGCAAACTCGACCGCTGCCTGTGTGGCATAAGGAATGCGCAGTTCATGCAGGCAATCCTGGAAACCCATGATACCCATACCAACCGGACGATGCTTCAGGTTGGAGTTACGTGCTTTTGCTACGGCATAGTAATTGATATCAATCACGTTATCCAGCATACGCATGGCGGTGGAAATGGTTTTTCTTAGCTTGATTTTATCCAGCTCGCCATCTTTAAGATGGGCTGAAAGGTTTACCGAACCCAGGTTACATACGGCAATTTCATGGTCGTTGGTGTTCAGCGTGATCTCGGTACAGAGATTGGAGCTGTGCACCACACCGATATGCTGCTGCGGTGAACGGATGTTGCAAGGGTCTTTAAATGTGATCCATGGATGGCCGGTTTCGAACAGCATGGAAAGCATCTTGCGCCACATCTGGGTAGCTTGCACAGTCTTGAATACTTTGATTTCACCGCGCGCAGCTTTGGCTTCATATGCGGTGTAAGCGGCTTCGAATGCCTTACCGAATTTGTCGTGCAGATCAGGGACATCGGATGGGCTGAACAGGGTCCAGTCGCCATTTTCCATCACACGGCGCATGAACAGATCAGGAATCCAGTTGGCGGTATTCATGTCGTGGGTGCGGCGGCGATCATCACCGGTATTCTTGCGCAACTCCAGGAACTCTTCCATATCCAGATGCCAGGATTCCAGGTAGGCACATACGGCGCCCTTGCGCTTGCCGCCTTGATTCACTGCTACAGCGGTGTCGTTAACTACTTTCAGGAAAGGCACTACACCCTGAGATTTACCATTGGTGCCCTTGATGCGGGAACCCAGCGCACGCACGTTGGTCCAGTCATTGCCCAGTCCACCGGCAAATTTGGAGAGCAATGCGTTTTCCTTGATGGCTTCGTATATCCCGTCCAGGTCATCCGGCACGGTGGTCAAATAGCAGCTGGATAACTGCGAACGACGGGTACCTGCATTAAACAGTGTGGGAGTGGAACTCATGAAATCAAAGCTGGAAAGCACGTTGTAAAATTCGATAGCGCGTGATTCGCGGTCGATTTCATTCAGGCTCAGGCCCATGGCGACACGCATGAAGAAGGCTTGCGGCAATTCAATGCGGCGATCTTCAATATGCAGAAAATAGCGGTCATACAAGGTTTGCAAACCGAGGTAACCAAACTGGAAGTCGCGGGAGGCATCCATTGCCGTGCCCAGGCGTTTCATATCATATTGCGCCAGACGATCATCCAGTAATTCCGCTTCAATTCCTTGCTTGATGTAGCCCGGGAAGTATTCCGCATAACGCGTAACCATGTCTGCCTGAGTGGCTTCTTCACCCAGCACTTCGGTGCGAATAGTGTTAAGCAGCAAACGGGCCGTCACTTGAGAATAGGCAGGATCATTTTCGATCAGGGAGCGAGCAGCAAGAATGGTGGACTTGTGCACTTCTTCCATCGGCACGCCTTCGTACAGGTCACGCAGAGTGGCATCCATTACCGGTTTGGCGCTGACAGCCTCACCCAAATCAGCGCAGGCCTCTTCAATCAGCGCATATAGTCTGGCTGTGTCCAGCGGACGTACCGTACCATTTTCGGTTACGTTCAGTCCATGATCTGGCACCTTGTTGGCGGCTTTAGTCTGCGCACGCTCTTGCGTGCGTTTTTCACGGTACAGCACATAGGCGCGGGCCACATCGTGCTCGCCAGAGCGCATCAGGGAGAGTTCCACCTGATCCTGAATGTCTTCAATATGGAAGGTGCCGCCATTGGGCTGGCGACGGACCAGCGCATTCACCACAGATTCTGTCAGGGACTCCACCAGTTCACGCACACGGGCGGATGCCGCAGCCTGACCACCATTTACCGCCAGAAATGCTTTGGTTACTGCAATGGCAACCTTGGAAGGCTCAAAACCAACCACGCTGCCATTCCGGCGAATAACCATGTAATTTGCGTATCGGGAATCTTTTACAGCAGGTTGTATTGTGCTTTCTACGTTGTGCATTTGAGGGGCGGAGGGGGTATCGGTGGCTAGTCGCATTTGATGTCGTCGTCCATTATTATGAATAATATGATGTAAATAATCCACTTACAGCAATCCCCTCAACAAATACATCAAACCACAAGATATAGTGTCACGGGGATCAGGAATTTACTAATTCTAGTAATTCATCGCCATTAACGCAACAAGATTTTTACATTATTTTTATAGCAAAATAAATCTGTTTTCTAATCAGTTTGATAAGACAAGTAAAGCGGTCATGCTTGTCCTCTATTTCCCTATCTGTTGTATAGTTATTCAATATAATTTACATTGACGACATGAAAAATACTGCCATTCTTCTTATCAGCTGCCCGGACCAAAAAGGGCTGGTTGCGACCATTGCTGAATTTCTTTTTCGGCACGACGCCAACATCCTCCACGCGGACCAGCACCAGGACAGTGAATTAGGACTGTTCTTGATGCGCGTGGAGTGGGATTTACAGGGCTTCAATCTCAGTACCAACGACTTTGAAACGCTTTTTGCACCGATTGTGGAAAAGTTTTCCATGCACTGGAGCCTGGCGCTTTCCAGCTACCGCCCTAAAGTGGCTATTTTTGTATCACGATATGACCATTGTCTGGCTGATCTCCTATACCGCCACCAAGCCGGCGAACTGAACTGCGAAATTCCGCTCATTATCAGCAATCATAGTGATACCAAATGGCTGGCCGATGCTTACGGGATTCCGTTCCAGCACATTCCGGTACATAAGGATGCAAAGCAGGAAGCGGAGGACATGCAGGTTGCCCTGCTGCACCACCACCACATTGATTTGATTGTGCTGGCCCGCTATATGCAGGTGCTCTCTCCAGATTTTATTCGCCACTACCCGAGTCGCATTATCAACATTCATCACTCTTTCCTGCCGGCATTCAATGGCGCGAAACCCTATCACCGTGCCTTTGAACGCGGCGTAAAACTGATAGGTGCAACCAGCCACTACGTGACTGAGATTCTGGATGATGGGCCGATTATCGAGCAGGATGTGACGCGCATTTCTCACCGGGATGCGATTGAGAACCTGATTCAGCGGGGGAGTGATCTTGAAAAAGTGGTGCTGTCCCGTGCGGTAAGGTGGCATATCGAGAACCGGATTTTGCTGTATGCCAACAAAACAGTGGTATTTGACTGATACGCTATCGGAGCCAATAAGAACAAAAAATGCTACTGGTTATCAAGCACCATATCATCAGGATGATAAAGGTGGACGCGATTTCGGCCTTTCTTTTTAGCTGTGTAGCACGCCAGGTCTGCCATATTCATGATATCTGCAACGGCAAATCCGCCTTTCATGGGAAAGACCCCGATACTCACCCCAAGTGTAAAACGATGGGTTCTCCAATAAAATTCAAATTGCTCAATGGATTCACGGATAGTTTCAGCAAGCGAGATAGCCTTATCCAAGGGGCAATGCTCCATTAATATGGCAAACTCATCTCCACCTAACCGGGCGAGCGTGTCACGAGAACGCATCTGACCGTCCAGCAAACCAGCAATCTGGCGCAATAGCTCATCACCTGCCATGTGCCCGCAACTGTCATTGATTTTTTTAAACTGGTCCAGATCGAGAAAACACAGCACATGCTGATCAGTATCATAAGAAGCGCTGCATACTATCCGCTGCAGACGAAACTCGAATTCACGCCGATTAATCAAATTGGTGAGTGCGTCATGTGCCGCCTGATGCGCAAGTTGCTTTTCAAGCTGGTGTTTTTCAGTCACATCACGACACACGACAAAAAGTCTTGGCGGTTCTGAATTCGACTCCAGACTGACACGCTGATGTACCCACAAGACTGAGCCATCTTTTCTGATTTTACGATATTCGATGCTACTTTCCGCATCAGGACTGCTAAACTGATTTCCCATATACTCTATTACAGTCCGCTGATCTTCCGGATGAATGACCATCACTGCAGATTTTCCAATCAGCTCACTCACTGCATAACCGAGCATACTGGCACCAATGCGGTTGATGGAAAGAATCTCACCCGCTGTATTGATTGTCGTATAGATATCCGGTGCATTTTCGTATAACGACTGATAGCGCAATTCGCTCTCTTTTAACGCGTCTTCTGCCTTTACCTTCTCCGTGATATTTTTAAAAATACCCCGTGTCGATATGGTCACACCATTTTTGACTATTGCACCGCAATCACCGGCAAGATGAATTGCTTCGCCAGATTTGGTCAAGAATTTAAACTCGATACAACATAAACTTTCACCGTTGAGTAATCGCGCAAACCGGTCCTGGCAACAGATCACACTTTCAGGGTGCAATACATCCAGGAGGTTGAGAGATTGAACCTCCTCTTCGGTATACCCCATAGTATGACGCCAGGTCGTATTCGTGTAAATGAAGGATCCATCTGTCGCTACGCATTGAATCAGATCACTGGTATTTTCAAAAATATCGAGATAGCGCTCTTCACTTTCCCTCAATTTTTTCTCAAGCAAATACCGCGCCGCATTTTCTTCTGCGCGCCTGATAAACGCTTCAATCAGAAGTGGAAGCTGCTGCAAATAGGGGGCAGTACATTGAATAAACTGATTCATACCTGCTTCCAGGCAGTGAACAGCGATTTCTTCCGCCCCCGTATCTTTAATCAGAATAACCGGGGTATTAATCTTCTTTTCGCCCAGCAGGCTGATGAGCTCAATTGCGGAAAAATCGGTCAGCTCCAGATCGCTAAACACCAATTGCCAGCTTTGGTCTTCCAGTGCTTGATGTAGATCTTGCTTTTTATCTACACGATGAATAACAACTTTTGAATAGTGGTTTTTTAATGCTTGCTCAATGATGCTGGTAGTTTCAGCAGAACTTGCCATCAAGAGGCTTACCATTTTTTCTGACATCAGAGCATGCTCGGGAGTGGACTCACCTTATTAAAACCATCTCCAGTCATAAACTAGCAGATATTGAATAAATCAACCATATAATTCCTTAATTTTTCATACTTTGCAAGTACTAAAAATTAATATTCACAATGACTTACATTCAGCAGAATATTCATTGAATCATTCATGTAGCCGACAGTATTTTTTGCTTATCAAAACCCATACCAGTCCTCATCAGAAAACAGGATGATCAGACACCTATATCCAACTTTAACTTTCTGCCGCCTGCTATTTCAAAACCATGAAACTGGTAAAATTTTAAAGTCCGGTCAAACTCTGGCAAAGGCGGGGTGGTGACTTCTAACCTTTTCCATGCTTTGCTGGCGGCAAACTTTTTCACTTCCATTAACATGGCTTCCCCAATATTTCTGGAGCGCCACTGCGGGCGGACATACAATTCAGGCATAGTGCCATAAGCTCCCTCAGCATAGAGGGCATAGCTTTCATAAAGGGAAACAAAACCTACCAACTCGCCAGAGACTGCCTCTTTTGCCATAAATACCCAATATTTTCCACGGGAAACCAGGTCTTTTGCCCTGGCTTCAGTTTCAGCCTGATTAAAATGAAATGCCTGCACATGGATTTTATCCATGATTTCGTTTAACAGTTCTCCAACCATGTCTGAAAGCACGCGGTATTCATCTGACTGAATTGGCTGAACAATCATTTCCCCAGCGTTACCCATTGGAAGAATTCGTCTCATTCATTTGATTTTTTTCCAGACTCGCAAGGTACCGTTCCCAATCAAAACAGGGACCAGGATCAGTTTTTCTGCCTGGTGCAATATCAGAATGCCCGGCAATCGCATCTATTGGATAGGCCTGCTTTAATGCAAGAGTGAGCGCTGACAATGAATCATATTGCTGATCAGTAAATGGCTCAAAATCACTGCCTTCCAGCTCGATACCAATCGAAAAATCATTACAGCGCTCTTTACCGCACCAGTTGGAAGCCCCTGCGTGCCAGGCGCGCATGTTACAGGGAACAAACTGAATCATTTCTCCATCACGCCGAATAAAAAAGTGAGTGGACACTTTTAAATCCTTGATGGTCTGGTAGTAGGGATGGGCATCAGGATCTAATTGATTGGTAAAAAGCGCAATAACGCCCTCCCCGCCATATTCATTTGGTGGCAAGCTGATATTGTGAATCACCAGCAAATGAATGGGGGCATCTCCTGCCCTGACGTCACAATTGGGTGAGGCAATATAGCGAATATCTTGCAGAATGCCATCGGCCCCGATTCTCATGGTTCTTCCTCTGCCGGACGCGCCAGTGCAGCATCGATCGCGGCCTGCATTTTTACCGGAGTCACTTCTGAATGGAGTGTTGCGTGAAAGTAACCATTCACAAACAGGAATAATGCCGGAAAATGAAACACCTCATACTGGCGCACCAGCCCCATGCACTGCTGGGCATCTACCTTGAAAAGCTGGGCCACAATACCTGTTGCCACTCCCGGCAACAGTTTTTCAATCTGCCGGCAAGCGCCACAATCCGGCCCGCTGAACATGACGATACTCACCCCCTCTGTTTGCTCCAGAGTCTGGTGAAAATCAAATTCCGTTAAGGTCTGAAATTGCAGCATTTACACTATTCCGGCCATGACCCGATCCAGCGAACCTACCTGTGCTTCAAGCCAAGATCGGGCATGAGCAGCAATGCGTTCACCTTCAGCAGGGTTTTCCAACAAATATTTGGCATGCTCGAATATTTCATTGCTGTTTTCCGCAGCAAGCACCACCTTGGCAGCCACTGCGGCTTTTACCAGAGGGTTATCACGATGAGCAGGACCCAGGATCACCGGCTTACCATGTAGTATCGGCGTGATGATATCGGGAATATTGTGTGCATGCTGATGAATAGAGCCACCCGCGACAACAAAATCTACGCAAGGATACATTCCCGCCAAGGGTTCTGGCTCTTCCACATAGTAGACCCGTGTTTTAATCGGTATAAAAGAGGTGGAAAGCCGGTTATGCCGAATTGTCTGCAGTTTGTATTTAATGGATTCCCGATACACGGGTTCACAACGGGCTTCATCAAGGGGAGCCAATACCAGCAAACCCATTTTATGACGGATCAGACGATTAAAAATCGGATAAACCTCTTCTTCTTCATCTTCTCCTGTTGCTGCAAAAAAACCGACCCAGCGATCGCCTTCACGCTGCTCCTTGAAACGTTCACATAAAGCGGTATCCATTTCTATAGCAGGTAGTGCAGACAGATTCACCAGTGGGTCACCGGTTAATACGGAATGAGGAATCGTCTGATACAGCAGTGGGTCAGCAACCATTATGAGCTTGCAGTCCGTTTGCGCTGCCTGCCAATCCGATGCATTGACCCAATAAACCGGGCAACTCACTTCACTCACCAGATTAGCGTACCGCCCTTCCACACCCAGGCAAATTATTCGCTGCGGCTGGATCTTTTTGAGCAGTGCAATCGTTTTTGTCAAATCTTCTGGTACAGGTATTTGAGGCCAGGACCCCGCATTCGCTTCTGACCCGATCACTCCCAGTGCAACATCGCCAAACTTTTTCTGCAATCCATCCAGAAAATCCCCAGCAGCGAACAATGCGGGTGCACTGCCGATGACCAAAGTGGCCCCTGCCAATCCTTGAGGCAGCTTACCCAATCCAAACAAACTCAATAAACCCATGGTGTTCCGCTTACAAAATAAAGACTTTAAGGGAAAATACAGCGGGACGGCAAGTTATTCAGGCAGCTATCTTGAAATGACTCCTGTTATAATTGCGTTTTTAATTTTTTCCTGGATACATGCACCATGGTATTTGCCGAATTATTTCTAATGCTGATCATTATTTTAATAGCAGCAGAAATATTTACAAACGCCTTGGAGCATCTTGGCGAGAAGCTGAAAATTTCTGAAGGTGTAACCGGCTCATTGTTTGCTGCAGTCGGCACCGCGATGCCTGAAACGCTGGTGCCATTGCTGGCAATATTTGCTGGCACGCAAAATGCGCAACTGAACGAAGAAATTGGCGTGGGTGCAATTCTCGGGGCACCCCTCATGCTTTCAACCCTCTCTTTGTTTCTGCTGGTACTGGCTGTCGTAAAAAAACGTGGTCTTCAAGGTCACTTCACACCTGAAATAACCGGATTTACACGTGATCTGAATTTTTTTCTTCTGGCCTTTTCCATTTCAGCCGTAGCACTGTTTATTCCCCATGAAACGCCTGCC is part of the Sulfurirhabdus autotrophica genome and encodes:
- a CDS encoding 3-deoxy-D-manno-octulosonic acid transferase; translated protein: MGLLSLFGLGKLPQGLAGATLVIGSAPALFAAGDFLDGLQKKFGDVALGVIGSEANAGSWPQIPVPEDLTKTIALLKKIQPQRIICLGVEGRYANLVSEVSCPVYWVNASDWQAAQTDCKLIMVADPLLYQTIPHSVLTGDPLVNLSALPAIEMDTALCERFKEQREGDRWVGFFAATGEDEEEEVYPIFNRLIRHKMGLLVLAPLDEARCEPVYRESIKYKLQTIRHNRLSTSFIPIKTRVYYVEEPEPLAGMYPCVDFVVAGGSIHQHAHNIPDIITPILHGKPVILGPAHRDNPLVKAAVAAKVVLAAENSNEIFEHAKYLLENPAEGERIAAHARSWLEAQVGSLDRVMAGIV
- the ampD gene encoding 1,6-anhydro-N-acetylmuramyl-L-alanine amidase AmpD, encoding MRIGADGILQDIRYIASPNCDVRAGDAPIHLLVIHNISLPPNEYGGEGVIALFTNQLDPDAHPYYQTIKDLKVSTHFFIRRDGEMIQFVPCNMRAWHAGASNWCGKERCNDFSIGIELEGSDFEPFTDQQYDSLSALTLALKQAYPIDAIAGHSDIAPGRKTDPGPCFDWERYLASLEKNQMNETNSSNG
- a CDS encoding thioredoxin family protein, whose protein sequence is MLQFQTLTEFDFHQTLEQTEGVSIVMFSGPDCGACRQIEKLLPGVATGIVAQLFKVDAQQCMGLVRQYEVFHFPALFLFVNGYFHATLHSEVTPVKMQAAIDAALARPAEEEP
- a CDS encoding GNAT family N-acetyltransferase, with the translated sequence MRRILPMGNAGEMIVQPIQSDEYRVLSDMVGELLNEIMDKIHVQAFHFNQAETEARAKDLVSRGKYWVFMAKEAVSGELVGFVSLYESYALYAEGAYGTMPELYVRPQWRSRNIGEAMLMEVKKFAASKAWKRLEVTTPPLPEFDRTLKFYQFHGFEIAGGRKLKLDIGV
- a CDS encoding ribonucleotide-diphosphate reductase subunit beta, with the translated sequence MAAKPMAGSTVSASDSDTKSSRVRVEDKRIINGTADVNQLVPFKYKWAWDKYLAGCANHWMPQEVNMNRDIATWKDPNGLTDDERLIVKRNLGFFVTADSLAANNIVLGTYRHITAPECRQYLLRQAFEEAIHTHAYQYIVESLGLDEGEIFNAYHEVSSIRAKDEFLMPFIDILTNPEFKTGTPETDQQLLRSLIVFACIMEGIFFYVGFVQILALGRQNKMTGAAEQYQYILRDESMHCNFGIDLINTIKMENPQLWTPEFRKEITGLIQQGVELEYRYAEDTMPRGVLGLNASQFKEYLRFIANRRCQQIGLDEIYAGANNPFPWMAEMIDLKKEKNFFETRVTEYQTGGALNWE
- a CDS encoding PAS domain S-box protein, whose translation is MASSAETTSIIEQALKNHYSKVVIHRVDKKQDLHQALEDQSWQLVFSDLELTDFSAIELISLLGEKKINTPVILIKDTGAEEIAVHCLEAGMNQFIQCTAPYLQQLPLLIEAFIRRAEENAARYLLEKKLRESEERYLDIFENTSDLIQCVATDGSFIYTNTTWRHTMGYTEEEVQSLNLLDVLHPESVICCQDRFARLLNGESLCCIEFKFLTKSGEAIHLAGDCGAIVKNGVTISTRGIFKNITEKVKAEDALKESELRYQSLYENAPDIYTTINTAGEILSINRIGASMLGYAVSELIGKSAVMVIHPEDQRTVIEYMGNQFSSPDAESSIEYRKIRKDGSVLWVHQRVSLESNSEPPRLFVVCRDVTEKHQLEKQLAHQAAHDALTNLINRREFEFRLQRIVCSASYDTDQHVLCFLDLDQFKKINDSCGHMAGDELLRQIAGLLDGQMRSRDTLARLGGDEFAILMEHCPLDKAISLAETIRESIEQFEFYWRTHRFTLGVSIGVFPMKGGFAVADIMNMADLACYTAKKKGRNRVHLYHPDDMVLDNQ
- the purU gene encoding formyltetrahydrofolate deformylase, encoding MKNTAILLISCPDQKGLVATIAEFLFRHDANILHADQHQDSELGLFLMRVEWDLQGFNLSTNDFETLFAPIVEKFSMHWSLALSSYRPKVAIFVSRYDHCLADLLYRHQAGELNCEIPLIISNHSDTKWLADAYGIPFQHIPVHKDAKQEAEDMQVALLHHHHIDLIVLARYMQVLSPDFIRHYPSRIINIHHSFLPAFNGAKPYHRAFERGVKLIGATSHYVTEILDDGPIIEQDVTRISHRDAIENLIQRGSDLEKVVLSRAVRWHIENRILLYANKTVVFD
- a CDS encoding ribonucleoside-diphosphate reductase subunit alpha, with protein sequence MRLATDTPSAPQMHNVESTIQPAVKDSRYANYMVIRRNGSVVGFEPSKVAIAVTKAFLAVNGGQAAASARVRELVESLTESVVNALVRRQPNGGTFHIEDIQDQVELSLMRSGEHDVARAYVLYREKRTQERAQTKAANKVPDHGLNVTENGTVRPLDTARLYALIEEACADLGEAVSAKPVMDATLRDLYEGVPMEEVHKSTILAARSLIENDPAYSQVTARLLLNTIRTEVLGEEATQADMVTRYAEYFPGYIKQGIEAELLDDRLAQYDMKRLGTAMDASRDFQFGYLGLQTLYDRYFLHIEDRRIELPQAFFMRVAMGLSLNEIDRESRAIEFYNVLSSFDFMSSTPTLFNAGTRRSQLSSCYLTTVPDDLDGIYEAIKENALLSKFAGGLGNDWTNVRALGSRIKGTNGKSQGVVPFLKVVNDTAVAVNQGGKRKGAVCAYLESWHLDMEEFLELRKNTGDDRRRTHDMNTANWIPDLFMRRVMENGDWTLFSPSDVPDLHDKFGKAFEAAYTAYEAKAARGEIKVFKTVQATQMWRKMLSMLFETGHPWITFKDPCNIRSPQQHIGVVHSSNLCTEITLNTNDHEIAVCNLGSVNLSAHLKDGELDKIKLRKTISTAMRMLDNVIDINYYAVAKARNSNLKHRPVGMGIMGFQDCLHELRIPYATQAAVEFADRSMETVAYYAYWASTELAEERGRYATYKGSLWDRGILPLDSIKLLAEERGGYVEVDDSLTMDWEALRARIGEHGMRNSNCLAIAPTATIANIVGVSASIEPTYQNIYVKSNLSGEFTVANQYLVKDLKQLGMWDEVMVADMKYFDGSLARIDRVPQELRNLYATAFEVDTQWLVEAASRRQKWIDQGQSLNIYMSGVSGKKLDETYKLAWVRGLKTTYYLRTLGATSAEKSTGKGGELNAVSAHTGSSIAATPTQGVAAATPATEVKFCAIDDPECEACQ